ATTTCCCCAGATTAAGGAGATTATGTTTGAGACAGACACCTTTACTGCTTCAGAGGAGCAGGTTAGGGCTATATGCAACCTCATCATTAAGAAAAAACTGAAATTTACATGGTCAGCAAATTCAAGGGTTGACACAATTAGGCACGAGGACACCTTTAATCTGATGAAAAGGGCAGGATGCCGTATGCTTCTGATAGGCGCAGAATTCGGAACACAGTGCGCATTGAATGATGTTAAAAAGGACATAACGCCGAAGCTCACAAGGGATTTTGTGCTCGGCGCAAAGAAAGCGGGAATAAAAGTCCATGGGTGCTTTATGATAGGCGCCCCAAATGAGACAAGGGAGAGTGCCCTTGCGACAATAAGGTTTGCAAAGAGCCTTCCATTGGATACAGTCCAGTTTTCAGGAGTTGTTGCATATCCCGGAACTGAGTTTTACACCTGGGCCAAGGAAAAGGGCTACCTTGTCCCAAAGGACTGGACAGAATGGGTTAATGACAATTATGAGCAGGCGACAATCCTCAATTATCCGCAGCTTTCAACAGCAGAGATGAACGAGCTCATAGACAAGGGCTTGAAGGAGTTCTATTTTCAGCCGGGAAAGATTTTATACCATCTTTTCACAATACGCGACTTTTCAGATTTCAAGAGGAAGGCAGGCGGGTTTTTCAGGTTTCTGGATTACCTGAATGGAAAAAAGAAATCAAAAAAGGGAAAGGATCTTCCGCTATGAATAAAGGTGGTTTCAACGGTTGAAATATCAGTTGTTGTTCCGGTCTACAATGGAAAAAGGACAATAAGAAAAACCCTTGATTCCCTTCTCTCCCAGAAAATCGGCAGGAGCTATGAAATAATTGCTGTTGATGACGGAAGCAGGGATGAAACTCCTAAAATTCTTTCAGAATACAGGAAGCGCGGGATAAGGGTTATAACACAGAAAAATGCAGGGCCTGCATCAGCAAGGAATGCCGGATGGAAAAAAGCTAGAGGAAAGATTGTGGCTTTTACTGATTCTGACTGCCGCCCTGTTCAGGACTGGCTTTCCTCAATCACAAAGCCCTTCTCAGACAGGAATGTGGGCGGCGTTGGCGGAACCTACAGGACTGAAAACAGGGACAAGATTCTTGCAAGATACATCGGGCTTGATATTGAACTCAGGCATTCCAGGTTCAAGAGGGAAATTGAGGGAACAGGAAGCTTCTCAATTGCATTCCGCAAAAATCTTCTTGAAAGGACAGGGGGCTTTGATGAGACATACAGAAAGCCTACTGCAGAGGATTTTGACCTCTGCTTTGCAGTTAGAAATCTTGGTAAGAAGATAATATTTGAGCCGAAGGCAATAGTTTACCATTACCATCCTGAGCATTTCTCAAATTTTATGAGAGAGCAGATGAGGCATGCAAGGGCAAGGGCATACATGTACAAAAAATTCACAGGGCGCGTGAAAGGCGAGTCATATACACCTCTTTCCACAATAATAACAGCGCCGCTTAGCTTCCTTTTCATTGCAACATTCCCCCTTTTCTTTTTAGGGAAAATCAATCCTGTTCTTCCAATCATCCCTTCTGCATTTTTTGCTGCGCTTTTTATCCTTGCCCTTCCCCTTTTCTTCTACTGCCTGAAAAAAAGGGATTATTCAGTTGCACTAATCTCAATTCCAGTTCAGCTTTCCCGCTTCTTTGCATGGACTCTTGGGGTATTGGCAGGGTTTATTGACATAATATTCCATAGAAAGGGAAATTTTTAGGGAAATACTTTTTTTTAAAATAATTAACTATTAATTTAATTAAATGTTAATTAAATTTTTTCTCTCCAGTAATCAAGGATGCTTTCAAGTGTTTTCTCTATGCTTATCCTGGGCTGCCAGCCGGTTTCTGCACTGAACTTTTCGTGCGAGCCAAACATAACAGGAACATCAATTTTCCTGAATTTTTTTGGGTCTGATTCCTCCTTTATCTTTGCCCTGCTCATGGAAATTAATATGTCCAGAATTTCTCTTATCGCATATGCCCTTCCTGAGCCGATGTTGTATATTCCCGGCTTGCATTTGTCAAAAAGAGAGTATGCAATTGAAATGTCCCTGACATCTGAGAAGTCCCTTTTCGCTTCAAGGTTTCCGACTTTGATTACAGGCTCTCTTTTCCCTTTCTCAATTTCTGCAATCTGCTTTGCAAAGTCAGAGCACACAAAGTCAGGGCTCTGCCCGGTTCCTGTGTGGTTGAAGCTTCTTGAGATTACTATTGAAAGCGATTTGTATTTTGGAAGGAGGCATATTCCCTCTGCCTCAAGCTTTGACTCTGCATAGGGATTTTCCGGATTCAGCGGATGCTCCTCTGTTATTGGGAAGAACTTTGGCTTGCCATAAACTTCTGCCGATGATATGAAAAGCAGCTTTGCCTTTATGTTTTCCTCAACAAGGGCATCGAGGAGGTTTCTTGTCCCTTCCACATTTATTTTTCTGCAGAGTTCAGGGTTTTCCCATGATTTTGCAACTGAGCTGAATCCTGCAAGATGAAAAACATATTCCGGCTTGAAGTCTGAAACAAGCTTTTTTACATCATCCTTGTTGAGAATGTCAAGCTTTTCATAATCAACCCCTTTTACAATCCTTCCTGGAGAAACAAGATAGGAGCCAATAATTGAATATCCCTTTTTCAGAAGCTCTTCTGCCAGGTATGGTGCAGCAAATCCGTCAATTCCGGTTATGAGCGCTTTTGCCATACTTTCCCTTTATTCTGGATTCTATTTAAAGTTTTCTTTAGAAATATAGATTCTCTAAAATCGGCAAAGTTTAAATATCCCCCCTTTAGATTTATCCAATTATCAAAATGGATTCCAAACAATCTGAAAATAGATTTGTTCGCATAAAATCTCATCTTGGAAAAACATTCAAGGCATTAAACCACAGGAACTACAGGCTCTGGTTTTTCGGGCAGATGGTTTCCCTTTTCGGAACCTGGATGCAGAGCGCTGCGCAGGGCTTCTTTATTTTTGAGCTTACTCACTCTGTTTTCTACCTCGGGCTTGTTGGATTTTTTTTAGGGCTTCCAACCTGGCTCTTCATGCTTTACGGAGGAGTTGTTTCAGACAGGTTTTCCCGAAAGAAAATTCTTCTTATAACCCAATTTTCAATGATGCTTCTTGCATTAATCCTTGCGGGGCTCTATTTCACAGGATGGATTCAACCCTGGCACATACTTGTGCTTTCCTTTCTCTTGGGAACAGCAAATGCCTTTGATGCTCCTGCAAGGCAGTCCTTTGTAGTTGACCTTGTCCCAAGGGAAGACCTGAATAACGCAATTGCCCTTAACGGCACGATGTTCAATGCTTCTGTTGTTGTGGGGCCTGCTCTTGGAGGGCTTGTCTACGCTCTTGTCGGGCCAGGCTGGTGCTTCATAATTAATGCATTTTCCTTTACTGCAGTTATAGGAGGGCTTCTTCTTATGAGGATAGAATATCAAAAAATACGCAAGAGCAAGTTCTCTGCTTTTTCAGAAATAAGAAACGGGCTTTTGTATGTGAGTAAAAATCCCTCAATAATCGGAATTTTTAGCGCAATTGCCTGTTTCAGCCTTTTTGGGCTTGCATTCATCAATCTTCTCCCGGCGTGGTCTGTTAATGTTCTTCACGGGAATTCTGAGACAAACGGGCTTCTTCAGGCAGCAAGGGGCTTTGGAGCCCTTCTTGTTGCGCTTTCAGTTGCATCAATTGGAGTAATCAGAATTAAGGGAAAGCTTCTTACCTCAGGCACTTTTCTTGTTCCCTTTTCAGTTCTTCTTTTTTCATTAATAAAATATGCGCCGATGTCTATTGCAGTTATAATTCTTGTCGGAATTTCGGGCATGCTTGTTTCAAATATGTGCATGACTCTCTTGCAGAATATAACTGCAGATGAATTTCGCGGGCGTGTTTTAAGCATCTACAACCTTGTCTTTTCAGGATTCCTGCCTTTTGGCTCGCTCTGGATTGGAACTGCAGCAGGATTTTTTGGGGAGAAAACAGCAGTTATTATGAGTTCAGGGCTCGCATTCTTGGGTGCACTTGCAATATGGAAGCTGTTCCCGAAATTAAGAAAAATTGAATGAGTTTCCTGATTTATTTTTTCTTGTATCCCAACTTCTTATTATATACTTTATGGCTCAGAATATCCAGAACAAAGCAGATTATCTCAATCTCATCTCCTTTTATTGTGTAGAGCATTCTCCAAAAGTTAGTGAGTTCAACTCTCCACAGGTTTTTTGTATTATATCTTTTAAGATATTCCTTTGGAATCAGATTTTTCTGAATATTGTCGCCGTAAAAAGGATTTGCCCTTAAGAATTCAGATTTTTGCTTTATTGACTTTATCAGTTGAATTTCTTCTGTGTTTTCTTTTCCTTCTGACTTCTGTTTTTCAGCAATATCATTCAATTTTGTGTATTCTTCTTCTGCTTCATCTAAGAGAACTATTTTGACTGCCTTATTCATATTTCAGTTCCTTTTTTTATTAACTCGTTCAGCTCTTTTCTTTCTGTAAAAATCCAAAGAATCCCCTTTGTTCCTATCATTATCTTTCCGCTTACCTGCAGATAGTCCAGTATCTGAAGCTGTGTTTGATGCATAACCTTTCTTGGCAGTTTTCTTTTCAATTCCGCTAAGCTCATCAGTTCTCCGCTTTTGTTCAGCACTTCTTCAACCATAAGAACGGTGTTCAGAGTAGGCGAATGATTTGATGTTACTTTATCTCGCATTTTTTGTTTCATTTTTGTGTGTTCCATAATTTTTATATATCTAATTGATATAAATATATATCTAATAGATATACAAATATATAAATCTTTCTTTTTTTTAAATATTCATAATAGCTTCTTTTTTTCATTTCTATTTATATTTCTTTTCCGCACTTGTCTTTTGTCCTGTGCGAATTTCCGGTTATTTCGGTTTACAGAAAGGGTTTTAAATCTGAATAACGCAGTCGCCATGAACGCCTACCGGCTCTGTTTTCTCAAATCCAGTATACGTCACATTTTGTTAAAAATAGTTAAATTTATATATTTGTGACGTATACTTCTTTTATGGTCAATGTGAGAACAGTCAATAAAGGAACTAAGAAGTATTACTACTTAGAGCACACAATAAGAACAAAGGATGGTTTTTCTAACAAAAGATTATATCTGGGCAATACCCTGCCAAAAACTATCGGTAAAATAAAAGAAAAATTTCTCTATGATTTATTTGAAGAATTATACGGCAAGGAATTAGAAGCCGTAAAAGAGCTCTGGAATAAAGAATACAAGAATTATCCTGCGTCCGCCAAGGAAAAGTACATAGAATCTTTTATGATTAAATTCACCTACAACACCAGCAAAATAGAGGGAAGCACGCTGACATTAAAAGAAACAGCAGATCTTCTCCAGGAACAGGTTACCCCAAGAAATAAGGCATTGAAATTTGTCAGGGAAGCAGAAGCACATAAGACCATATTCTACCAGATGCTGAAGAATAAAAATAAGCTGAACTTAGCAGCTGTTCTTTATTGGCATAAAGAATTATTCAGAGAATCAGACCCTGAAATTGCGGGAAAAATAAGAAAGCACCCTGTAGCGATAGCGAGAAGTAAAGTGGAATTGCCCTTGCCTGTAGAATTGAATATATTATTAAAAGAATTCTTTACATGGTATAATAAATACTATGGAAAGATAAATCCGGTATTAATGGCAGCGCTTGTGCATTTGAAGTTTGTATCCATACACCCGTTCAGCGACGGCAACGGAAGAATATCTAGGCTGATGATGAATCACACGCTGAACAGTTTAGGATATCCTATGCTGAACATAGAATACACGAACAGAAACGCATATTACACAGCGCTGGAGCGAAGCCAGACAAGAAGCAAAGAGGAAACATTCATGTTATATGCAGTAAAAAGGTATTTGAGGGAATACACTTCTTTAAGGAAGCGCAGGCGGCTTTTCTTCCATTAAGCGCACTCTGGAACAGCAGCAGAATAATTGAATGATGTGTTTTTTATAGTTTTTTTATTCTTTCAATGTCAGATTCAACCATCGTCTTAACAAGCGCGGAAAAGCTCATCTTGGGCTTCCAGCCAAGCTCTTTTTTTGCCTTTGCCGTGTCTGCAAGAAGCAGGTTCACATCAGCGGGGCGCATGAATTTCTCATCAACCTTCACATATTTCTGGTAATCCTTTATTCCCGCTGCCTTGAATGCCTCTTCAACAAACTCCCTTACAGTATGGGTTTCGCCTGTTCCTATGACATAGTCTTCCGGTTTTTCCTTCTGGAGCATAAGCCACATCGCTTCAACATAGTCCCCTGCAAATCCCCAGTCCCTCTTGGCATCAAGGTTTCCAAGCCTTAGCTCATCCTGAAGCCCAAGCTTTATCCTTGCGACTCCGTCAGTTATTTTTCTTGTTACAAACTCAATTCCCCTTCTTGGGGATTCATGATTGAACAGTATTCCGTTGCACGCAAACATTCCGTAGCTCTCTCTGTAATTTACTGCCGTCCAGTATCCGAAGAGCTTTGAAACGCCGTAAGGGCTTCTTGGGTAAAAAGGGGTTTTTTCAGACTGGGGAGTTTCAGCTGCCTTTCCAAAAAGCTCGCTGCTGGATGCCTGGTAGAATTTTGCCTTGCATCCGCTGATTCTTAATGCCTCAAGAACATTCAGCACTCCAAGCCCGGTTATCTCTGCTGTTGTTATCGGGCTTTTCCATGAGTGCGCAACAAAAGACATTGAGGCAAGATTGTAAACTTCGTCTGGCTTTGAATATTCCACAGCCCGTATTATTGAGGAAAGGTCTGTCAAGTCCCCCTCAATCAGCTCAATCTTACTTAGAATGTGCTTTATTCTTTCTGTGCTTTCAGTGCTTGTCCTTCTGATAAACCCGTAAACCTTATAATCCTTTGAAAGCAGGAACTCTGCAAGGTAGCTTCCGTCCTGCCCGGTTATTCCTGTTATAAGAGCGCTTTTCTGTTTCATGAATTAATCACCCCACGATTATAATTGATTTCTTTTAATAAATAAGGCATAATGCGGATTTATTTAACTATTTTTAATCAAATTTTTTTTAATCTTTTTTATCCAAATTTTATTTGATATTATATGCAATCTGCTTTAACCATTGTTGTCATCTGCTTTTATTATTAATATTTAACTGTTTTTCGCGCTTTTTATGCATATTATTTTTCAGTAAGATTTATAAAATGACTGCCGCTTATAGAAAGGCATGTCGCAAAAAGAGGTTGTGGGGAAAGAAGAATCTATCTTCAGCAAAAGAATTTTCAATATCAAATGGAGCTGGGTTGTCCTTGCTCTCATCCTTCTTTTAGGGTTTTATTTCAGGGCTTATCACATTGATTACCCCGTCATAGGATACCATAACTGGAAGGAAGTCCATCACCTTTCAGAGGCAAGGAATTATGTTCTTGACGGATTCTCAAAAGACGGGCTTTTCATGCCTCACTATGATGACAACACATTCGGGGAAAATCCCTACGGGCTCCATTCAGACACTTTTCCTCTTGTGCAGATAATGGGCGCTGTGATTTTCAGGATTTTCGGCTACAAGCTCTGGATGGCAAGGATGATAAGCATTATTTTCAATCTCGGCGCTGTCCTTATGTTTTATCTGCTGATAAAACAGCTCTTCAAAAAATATGACAAAAAGGAAGAGCTCTCGCTTACATGCGCGTTTCTTGCTGCAATAAATCCCCTTCTTGTTTTCTTCAGCCACAATTTTGACGACATAAACCCCGCATTGTTTTTCATGCTGGGGTGCGCATTTCTTTATGCAAAATGGGTTGATGAGCAAAAGGGATGGCAGCTTGCGCTTGCAGCGTTATTCGGCGGATTTGCAACTGTCCTGAAATACACTTTTGGGATAATTGCTGTTCCAATCCTCATCACTTTCCCTTACAAAAAGGTGTTTTCTGCGCTTAAAAAATACTGGAAATCCCTTGCAGTATCAGCATTGATGATTTTAGTCTGCCTGAGCTGGATTCCATATGCGTCTTACATGAACAAGATTCATCAGGGAATGTCCTACAGCGCAGTTGAGATTGTTAAAATGAAGGTTACCTGGGGAAACATCCCCCTCCTGTTTTCGCAGGATTTTCTCGTGCCAGTTCTTCTGAGCCCAAATTCCTATGTTGCTGACAACTACTCAAAAATCGGTTTCACATTTGCAGCGCTCGGGTTTGTCCTCCTTTTGATTTTCTGGAAAAAGGGCTTTGGGAACAAGTTTATGTCAGCATACTTCATAGCATTCATTCTTTTTATTGTCGTCGGCTCTGACACATTGCGGGGGCACAGCTACCACCAGTATCCTATTGCTCCCCTGATAATATTTCTCATGGCGTACTTATTCACATTCGTCGGGACTACCCTTGAGAAGTTTTTCAATGTGAAATTCCTTTCCTGGTTTGTGATAATAATTTTCATAGCCCTCCTTATGAAGCCCTCTGTTGATGCAAAGAACAGGCAGTTCAACACCCAGTTCATAGGGCAGGATGTTGCAGGAGATTACATAAAGAAGCATATGCTTCCCGGAGAGAGAATGCTTTTCCCGAGCCACCAAAGCTACGGCGTAATCTGGAACAGCGGGATGAAGGCATATATGTTCCCTGAAAACGCAAGCATAATTCCTCTTATGGAAGAAGAGGCAAATGTGTCATGGGTTTTTGTTTACCAGTGGGGCTTTTCAATACTTGACAACAAGCCGGTTTGGGATTACATAAAGGAGCACTATTCCCTTGCGCAGTTCGGCTTCCAGCAGAATACTGGCTTAATCTACATACTCCTGAAAAAAGGGGGCTCTTTCAATGCCTCAAACATGGAGGAAGTTTCAAATCAGCTCAACGCAATACTTCAGAAGAGCCTTGCCTCTTCAATAAAGTCAAAGGAGTATGAATACACAACAGGCAAGTTTACAATGAATTATTATGATGTGATAGCGTAATCAGAAAAAACATAATCAGAAAAAAAGGAATTATCATTTTCAATCAAGGGTGATTTAATGAAAGTATGCGTTCTTGGAATGGGATACATGGGGCTTCCCACCTCCTGCATCATCTCAAATTCCGGGCACAAGGTAATAGGGATTGACATTGACAAAAAAAGGGTTGAGCTTCTCAACAAGGGAATTCTGCCTTTTGAGGAAAACGGGCTTCCCGAAATATTTGAAAATGCAAGGAAGAACGGCTTTATCGCAAAGTCAGAAGTTGAGGATGCTGATGTTTTCATAATTGAGGTTCCAACCCCAGTTGGCATTAAGGAAAAGAAGGCGGAGCTGAAATATGTGAAATCGGCTGCAGAGATGATTGTTCCATATCTTAAAAAGGGAAATCTTGTGATACTGGAATCAACTGTTCCACCTCTCACATGCAGGAACTTTCTTATCCCAATACTTGAGCGCTCGCATCTTTCGGCAGGAGCTGATTTTTCTGTTGCGCACTGCCCTGAGCGGGCTTTTCCGGGGCAGACCCTTTATGAGCTTGTGAATAATGACAGGGTTATCGGGGGCATTGATGAGAAATCATGCGCTCTTGCAAAAGAGCTTTACTCCTCTTTTGTCAAGGCAAAAATCTCAACAACAGACACTACAACAGCTGAATTTGTAAAGCTTTCTGAGAACACATTCAGGGACATAAACATTGCCCTTGCTAATGAATTCGCGCTGATATGCGAGCAGATAGGAGTGGATTCCCATGAGGCAATAGCGCTTGCAAACAGGCATCCCCGAGTTAAGATATTGTCTCCAGGCCCGGGTGTTGGTGGGCACTGCATCGCAGTTGACCCCTGGTTCATGACTGAGGTTACTGACAGGGCAAAAATAATCCCCCTTGCGAGGAAGATAAATGACAGGATGCCTTCTCATGTTGTTGAACTTGCAGAGAAGATGCTTTCAGGAATTGAAAATCCAGTTGTTTCAGTGCTGGGAGTTTCATACAAGGCAGATGTGGATGACACAAGGGAAAGCCCTGCAATAGGAGTGATAAAGCTTGCAAAGAGGAAGGGATGGAAGGTAAAGATTCATGACCCGATTGCAAAGCGGTTTGAATACAGGATGACTGACCTTGAAAGCGCACTTTCTGGCTCTGACTGCGCAATCATTGTTGCAAACCACAAGGAATTCCTTGACATTGACTTTTCAAAATTCGGAATGAGGAATAAGAACATCCTTGACACAAGAAACTTCCTTAACCATGAAAAGCTCAGAAAGGAAGGGTTTAAGGTTTTTGTCCTCGGAAACGGAAAGAGCATAGCATAAAAGCATGACATATTAACATATGAATTGAGCAGCAGGAAATAGTATGAAGGAATAAAAAAATGAAAATATGTATCCTTGTAGGAACGCGCCCTGAAATAATAAAGATGGCGCCGGTAATAAGGGAGTGCGAAAGAAGGAAGCTTGACTTCTTTATTGTCCATTCAGGGCAGCACTATTCCTACAATATGGACAAAATTTTCTTTGAGGAGCTGAAGCTTCCTGAGCCGAAATACAACCTTGAGGTTGGCTCAGGCGCCCACTACGCCCAGACAGCGCTGATTCTTGAGAGGATTGGAGAGGTTTTTTCAAAAGAAAAGCCGGATGTTCTTATTGTCCAAGGCGATACAAACACTGTTTTTGCAGGAGCAATAACAGCGTCCAAGATGGGAATAAGGGTTGCCCATGTGGAAGCAGGATTAAGGAGCTATGACAGAAGCATGCCTGAGGAAATCAACAGAATTCTAACTGACCACTGCTCTGACCTGCTCTTTGCCCCTACAAAGCTCCAGAGGAAAATCCTGATAAAAGAAGGGATTCCGAAAGAAAGGATATTTGTAACCGGAAACACAATAGTTGATTCAGTGCGTGAGAATATAAAATTCAGCGATGGAAAAATCCTTGAAAAGTTCGGGCTGAAAAAGGGAAATTATTTCCTGATTACAGCTCACAGGCAGGAGAATGTTGAAGACAAAACGCGCCTTGAAGGCATTCTTAATGGGATAAAAATGCTTTATGACAAGTTCGGGCTTCAGATAATCTATCCGCTCCATCCAAGGACAAAAAAGAAGATTGAGGAATTCAATCTTTCCATTCCAAAGGAAATAATAATTGCAGAGCCCCTGGGCTTCCTTGAATTCCTGAGGCTTGAATCTGATTCCGCCTTAATCCTAACTGATTCAGGCGGATTGCAGGAAGAGGCATGCATCCTTAAAGTTCCCTGCGTTACTTTGAGAGACAATACCGAGCGCCCTGAGACAATAGAAGCAGGCGCAAACATGCTTTCAGGAATAAATCCTGAAAAGATAGTTGAATGCGCAGGAAAGATGCTCGCAGCCAGGCGCGACTGGAAGAACCCTCTTGGAAAAGGGAAGAGCGCAAGGAAAATAATTGATGCAATTCTTGACTGCAAATAATCATATCCTGCTGCGAACAATATGTTATTCCTGACTGTTTATTCCCTGATTTTTTCTGGAAAATTCATTAAATGCAGGTTATTCCCTCTTTAAAGCGGGATTTTAGCAAATTATTTAAACATATTTCGCATTTTTTGCCTTTATGATAACAGTAATAACCCCCATGTTCAATGAGGAAGAGTGCATTAGCGCAAATATAAGGAAGCTTTCAGCAGCAATAGATGGAATTGGAGAGGATTGGGAATTAATTATTGTTGATGATGGCAGCACAGACAAATCTCTTGAGTATGCAAAATCCGCAATGAAGGAAAAGAAGAACATAAGGATTCTCTCATACAAGCCGAATCGAGGGCGGGGATACGCGTTAAGGCAGGGATTCTCCCATGCAAAGGGCGACATAATAATCACCACAGAGTCAGACCTGAGCTGGGGCGCTGACATTGTTAGGAAGCTTTTTTATGCAATCAATAAATCAAATTATGACATTGTGATTGCAAGCCCCCACAAGAAAGGCGGCGGGTTTGTCAATGTCCCGTTTTTCAGGGTTCTCCTTACAACAGTTGGGAATAAGATTCTCGGGCGCGCATTTCCAGGAAACTTAACCATGCTTAGCGGGATGACAAGGGCATACAAGAGGGAAGTTATTGATTCATTGGAGCTTATTTCAGACGGCAAGGAGATTCACCCAGAGATAATCTCAAAGGCATATGCTTTAGGATTCAGGGCAACCGAGATTCCCGCGATTCTTAAGTGGACCGGAAAAAGAACAGGGAGAAGGTCAACATTTGATGCAAAGAAGCTCATGTTTTCCCATCTCATGCTGGGCTTCAATGAAGGCCCGCTGATTATTCTCGGCTCAATCGGGATGTCCTTTATGCTGATAGGGATAATTGCAGCATTTTACTCATTCCACCTCTGGCTTACAGAGTCCCTTTCAAACCACATTCCAATTGTGATGTTCACTCTTATAATGCTCAGCCTGGGGGTGCAGACTCTTGTTTTCTCATTCCTTGCATACCAGAACAGGGAGCTGAGAAACGAGATTTTCAGAATGGAAGGTAATCTCCTGAAGATTAGAAAGGGCAAGTGATTAATTGATTATTTAAGAAATTATAATTTTTTTATTATCTCTCTGTCTTTTTATTTCTCAGCGAGTATTACAAAGAATCCCGCGATTCCCGGAATTATCAGGCTTACAATTGTGTTTGTAAGTGAGATTGCAACAGCAGCCTCAAATCCTATTCCTATGAGCCCGAAAAGGTATGCAACCATTGCTTCTGTTGAGCCGATTCCGTTAAGCGTAAGCGGGAAAAGCCGTGCAAGCATGAAAAGAGAGGAAACTGCAAGGAGGTAAAAAAAGCTGACATCTGCCGAATATGCAATGCATATCAGGTAAAGCTGAGAGTATGTTACAATCCACCCGGCAATTGAAAGCAGAATTGTTCTTAATTTCAGCCCTGAATCAAGGGTGAATGTTTTAACAAGCTTTTTTTCATCCAGCTTATTCCTCTTTAATGCTGCCAGAAATTTATTCAAAATCTTCCATGGGAGAATCCTTGGGAAAAAAACAACTGCGCTGCACATCAAGAGGCAGAATAGTGATATAAGAAAAAAGCTTGTCATCCTGAAAATAAGAGAAGAGATTCCTGATATTATGAAAAGGGAGAGAAGCGCTATTATCTTGTCCACAATGCTTGCGGAAATCATCTCCTCTTTTATCCTATGCCTTTTGTATCCGTAATAAGCCTTTGCAAAGTCGCCTGTGCTTGCAGGCATAAAGATATTCAGGGCAGAGCCTATCAGGGCAAGTTTGAATGAGTCGTTTGTGGATATTGAGAAGCCCTCCTTGTTGATTATTAATTTGAACCTTATTGCGCGAAGGAGCATTCCCGGATAGATGAGGGCAGCTGACAAGAGAAAAAGCCAGATGTTCATTCCTTTTATGCTTTCTGAAAGAGCCTTAAAGTCCGCAATCCTAAAGAGGAAGAATATTATGAGAGCAGATACTGCAATCTTTACTGCTATTGAAAACCACGAATTTTTTCCTCTCTTTTTCACAATATTCCCTCTAAAAAATCATTTCTAAAAAGTATTAATGACTATTTCTTTTTTCCTTTGCCTTCATCAATTTTTTCAAGCGCAAGCTTTCTTATTATCCTTGTTATGTCCTGCTCAATTTTCTCCATCTTGACATAAATTCGAAATACCATGTACAAAAGAAGGACAACGCTCACATAAACTACAA
This genomic interval from Candidatus Woesearchaeota archaeon contains the following:
- a CDS encoding B12-binding domain-containing radical SAM protein, encoding FPQIKEIMFETDTFTASEEQVRAICNLIIKKKLKFTWSANSRVDTIRHEDTFNLMKRAGCRMLLIGAEFGTQCALNDVKKDITPKLTRDFVLGAKKAGIKVHGCFMIGAPNETRESALATIRFAKSLPLDTVQFSGVVAYPGTEFYTWAKEKGYLVPKDWTEWVNDNYEQATILNYPQLSTAEMNELIDKGLKEFYFQPGKILYHLFTIRDFSDFKRKAGGFFRFLDYLNGKKKSKKGKDLPL
- a CDS encoding glycosyltransferase, whose protein sequence is MVSTVEISVVVPVYNGKRTIRKTLDSLLSQKIGRSYEIIAVDDGSRDETPKILSEYRKRGIRVITQKNAGPASARNAGWKKARGKIVAFTDSDCRPVQDWLSSITKPFSDRNVGGVGGTYRTENRDKILARYIGLDIELRHSRFKREIEGTGSFSIAFRKNLLERTGGFDETYRKPTAEDFDLCFAVRNLGKKIIFEPKAIVYHYHPEHFSNFMREQMRHARARAYMYKKFTGRVKGESYTPLSTIITAPLSFLFIATFPLFFLGKINPVLPIIPSAFFAALFILALPLFFYCLKKRDYSVALISIPVQLSRFFAWTLGVLAGFIDIIFHRKGNF
- a CDS encoding GDP-mannose 4,6-dehydratase, giving the protein MAKALITGIDGFAAPYLAEELLKKGYSIIGSYLVSPGRIVKGVDYEKLDILNKDDVKKLVSDFKPEYVFHLAGFSSVAKSWENPELCRKINVEGTRNLLDALVEENIKAKLLFISSAEVYGKPKFFPITEEHPLNPENPYAESKLEAEGICLLPKYKSLSIVISRSFNHTGTGQSPDFVCSDFAKQIAEIEKGKREPVIKVGNLEAKRDFSDVRDISIAYSLFDKCKPGIYNIGSGRAYAIREILDILISMSRAKIKEESDPKKFRKIDVPVMFGSHEKFSAETGWQPRISIEKTLESILDYWREKI
- a CDS encoding MFS transporter, coding for MDSKQSENRFVRIKSHLGKTFKALNHRNYRLWFFGQMVSLFGTWMQSAAQGFFIFELTHSVFYLGLVGFFLGLPTWLFMLYGGVVSDRFSRKKILLITQFSMMLLALILAGLYFTGWIQPWHILVLSFLLGTANAFDAPARQSFVVDLVPREDLNNAIALNGTMFNASVVVGPALGGLVYALVGPGWCFIINAFSFTAVIGGLLLMRIEYQKIRKSKFSAFSEIRNGLLYVSKNPSIIGIFSAIACFSLFGLAFINLLPAWSVNVLHGNSETNGLLQAARGFGALLVALSVASIGVIRIKGKLLTSGTFLVPFSVLLFSLIKYAPMSIAVIILVGISGMLVSNMCMTLLQNITADEFRGRVLSIYNLVFSGFLPFGSLWIGTAAGFFGEKTAVIMSSGLAFLGALAIWKLFPKLRKIE
- a CDS encoding Fic family protein; translation: MVNVRTVNKGTKKYYYLEHTIRTKDGFSNKRLYLGNTLPKTIGKIKEKFLYDLFEELYGKELEAVKELWNKEYKNYPASAKEKYIESFMIKFTYNTSKIEGSTLTLKETADLLQEQVTPRNKALKFVREAEAHKTIFYQMLKNKNKLNLAAVLYWHKELFRESDPEIAGKIRKHPVAIARSKVELPLPVELNILLKEFFTWYNKYYGKINPVLMAALVHLKFVSIHPFSDGNGRISRLMMNHTLNSLGYPMLNIEYTNRNAYYTALERSQTRSKEETFMLYAVKRYLREYTSLRKRRRLFFH
- the gmd gene encoding GDP-mannose 4,6-dehydratase: MKQKSALITGITGQDGSYLAEFLLSKDYKVYGFIRRTSTESTERIKHILSKIELIEGDLTDLSSIIRAVEYSKPDEVYNLASMSFVAHSWKSPITTAEITGLGVLNVLEALRISGCKAKFYQASSSELFGKAAETPQSEKTPFYPRSPYGVSKLFGYWTAVNYRESYGMFACNGILFNHESPRRGIEFVTRKITDGVARIKLGLQDELRLGNLDAKRDWGFAGDYVEAMWLMLQKEKPEDYVIGTGETHTVREFVEEAFKAAGIKDYQKYVKVDEKFMRPADVNLLLADTAKAKKELGWKPKMSFSALVKTMVESDIERIKKL